A window of Candidatus Nanopelagicales bacterium genomic DNA:
CACCAAGCGCGCCCAAGAGTTCGTTTTCACGCTCATGCGAAAGCAGACCTGGATCAAATTCCGCTGCGGCCCAATCAATGTTGAGATCAGCCGCATTGCGCAACACAGACGCTAATCGAGCGTGTGCGTATTGGACGTAATAGACCGGGTTGTCATTCGTGCGTTGGGCAATGACTTCAAGATCAAGGGTCAATGGTGAATCAACTGGGTAGCGAATAAGTGAGTAACGTGCAGCGTCAACCCCAACTTCTTCAACGAGCTCTTCAAGAGTGACGATATTTCCTGAACGCTTGGAGAGTTTGACTTCTTCCCCACCTTTAGTGATTTTGACGAGCTGACCGATCAAGACTTCAGCAGCACTCTTATCGTCACCATTGCATTGCGCTACGGCTTTCAGGCGATTCACATACCCGTGATGGTCGGCACCGAGAAGGTAAATACAAATATCGAAACCACGATCACGTTTATTGACGAAATATGCAGTATCCGAAGCAAAATACGTGTATTCGCCATCAGCCTTAATTAGTACGCGGTCTTTGTCGTCACCGAATTCTGTTGTGCGCAACCAAGTAGCACCTTCATGCTCAAACACATGACCCTGCTTGCGTAATTTCGCAAATCCAGTTTCAACCGCGTTCGACTCGTGCAGTGCACGCTCAGAAGACCACACATCGAAATGTGTATTAAAGAGCGCCAACACTTGCTGCTGCTGATGCAATTGACGCTTGTAGGCCGCCTCACGGAAGCCAGCAAGTTGCTCATCTTCAGGTAGGTCAAAGAGCTCAGGTTCTTCTGCCTTGATTTGTGCAGCAAGATCCACGATGTACGCACCGTGGTAACCGTCTTCGGGTACGGGCTGCCCATGCGCTGCAGCCATGACCGATGCACCGAACTTATCCATCTGCACGCCGCGGTCATTGATATAGAACTCTGACGACGTTTTCGCACCCGCTGCCGCTAAGACGTTCGAGATGGCGCTGCCAACGGCCGCCCAACGGGTGTGACCCAAATGCAAAGGCCCCGTGGGATTCGCGGAAATATATTCGACGTTGATGACATGGCCAGCAAGCGCAGTGTTGTGACCAAATGATGCACCTTGCGAAACGATGCTTCGAGCAAGTTCGCCCTGTGCTGCGCTATCAAGACGTATATTTATGAACCCTGGTCCAGCAATATCTGTTGAACTCACTCCAGCCACAGAATCGAGTTTGGCTGTAATCGCTTCAGCGAGTACTCGCGGCGCAATGCCGGCGGGCTTGGCAAGCGTGAGAGCCACATTCGTGGCGTAGTCGCCGTGATCGCGATTCTTAGGACGTTCAACATGCACCACATCAGGCACTTGGATCCCAATGCCATCGGCCGCTACTTCGACCAACACTTGTCGAATGGCTATGGAAAGAGCGTCTGGAGTCACCGCGTGAGCGTACCCAGTGACCAGGATGTGAGCCCAAGCCACGCTCCGTAATCGATATTCCTAGGGGGATTGCATTTGCAGATGTGACCTAGGGCACTATGCTTTTTCTCAGGCAAGGCCGCATCAAGTACCAGCGTTCGACCGTGCCCGATCACTTCTGTGATGGGCACACAGGTTTCTTGGCACACGCAAGGAAACGGAACAAAGGGTTGTGGGTTGCGCCCCATGATGAGCGAAGTGTTCATCATGTTGTTCCGTTAGGAGAAATTGCATTATGGCTCAAGGAACCGTGAAGTGGTTCAACGCTGAAAAGGGCTTCGGCTTCATTGCTCAAGCTGAAGGCGGCCCAGACGTCTTCGTTCACTTCTCAGCAATTCAGTCCGATGGCTACCGCAGCCTCGAAGAAAACCAGTTGGTTGAATTCGATGTGGTTCAGGGACCAAAGGGACCTCAGGCAGATGCGGTTCGCGCAATCTAGCTTTGAACACGAAGAAGGGCTTCCACCGTGGGGTGGGAGCCCTTCTTCTTTTCGACCCTCATCCCCCGATTCGAGTCTGATGCAATCCTGCGCGAAAGCGCTACGTGGACCAAGCTCAATTTCTCCACCTGTGGATATCCTGAGAGTTATTGGCCATATGTGTGGACAACTGAAGGGCTTACTTCGATGACGACTACAGAACAAAACGACCACACACTCATTTACGGTCTGCCTTCTACGGTTGTTCGCGCGATCACCAACTTCGATGACCCTCGTCAAGAGTGGCGCCGTCTTTTTTTCTGAAAGCTTCGGAACGTTCTTCCTCGTGCTGGTAGCAGCAGGCGGCGCCATGATGGCTGCTCAGTTTGACGGCGCGGTGGGTCGAGCAGCAGCGGTCACCGCTCCAGGGTTGATGGTGACGGCCATGATCTTGTTTATGGGCAAGGTTTCCGGCGCCCACTTCAACCCTGCGGTAAGTCTGGCCTTTGCCGTTCGTGGCGATTTCCCTTGGCGCAGAGTCCCGGGCTATATCGCAGCTCAGTTCATCGGCGGGCTACTTGCCTGTTGGTTCTTGCAAGCCGTGGTGAACGTTTCAGCTGTGA
This region includes:
- the argS gene encoding arginine--tRNA ligase; amino-acid sequence: MTPDALSIAIRQVLVEVAADGIGIQVPDVVHVERPKNRDHGDYATNVALTLAKPAGIAPRVLAEAITAKLDSVAGVSSTDIAGPGFINIRLDSAAQGELARSIVSQGASFGHNTALAGHVINVEYISANPTGPLHLGHTRWAAVGSAISNVLAAAGAKTSSEFYINDRGVQMDKFGASVMAAAHGQPVPEDGYHGAYIVDLAAQIKAEEPELFDLPEDEQLAGFREAAYKRQLHQQQQVLALFNTHFDVWSSERALHESNAVETGFAKLRKQGHVFEHEGATWLRTTEFGDDKDRVLIKADGEYTYFASDTAYFVNKRDRGFDICIYLLGADHHGYVNRLKAVAQCNGDDKSAAEVLIGQLVKITKGGEEVKLSKRSGNIVTLEELVEEVGVDAARYSLIRYPVDSPLTLDLEVIAQRTNDNPVYYVQYAHARLASVLRNAADLNIDWAAAEFDPGLLSHERENELLGALGEFPRIVASAAELREPHRVARYLEELGAGYHRFYDACRVLPRGDEAITPEHIARLWLCAAARQTLANGLALLGVSAPERM
- a CDS encoding cold-shock protein; protein product: MAQGTVKWFNAEKGFGFIAQAEGGPDVFVHFSAIQSDGYRSLEENQLVEFDVVQGPKGPQADAVRAI